The following proteins are co-located in the Salvelinus sp. IW2-2015 linkage group LG36, ASM291031v2, whole genome shotgun sequence genome:
- the LOC111959875 gene encoding twist-related protein 2, producing MEEGSSSPISPVDSLVTSEEELDRQQKIFGRKRRHSKKSSEDCSPGSVKRGKKTSPSSNQSYEELQNQRCLANVRERQRTQSLNEAFSSLRKIIPTLPSDKLSKIQTLKLASRYIDFLYQVLQSDEMDNKMSSCSYVAHERLSYAFSVWRMEGAWSMSATH from the coding sequence ATGGAAGAGGGCtcaagttctcccatctcccctgtGGATAGCCTAGTGACCAGCGAGGAGGAGTTGGACCGACAACAGAAAATATTTGGAAGGAAGAGGAGACACAGTAAAAAGTCGAGCGAGGACTGCAGTCCGGGTTCCGTGAAACGGGGCAAAAAAACGAGTCCAAGCAGCAATCAGTCCTACGAGGAGTTGCAGAACCAGCGGTGCCTAGCCAACGTCAGGGAGAGGCAAAGGACACAGTCGCTCAACGAAGCCTTCTCGTCTTTACGCAAAATCATCCCCACTCTACCCTCGGATAAACTGAGCAAGATCCAGACACTAAAACTGGCCTCCAGATACATAGACTTCCTCTATCAGGTGCTGCAAAGCGACGAGATGGACAACAAGATGTCGAGCTGCAGCTACGTTGCGCACGAGAGACTCAGTTATGCTTTCTCGGTGTGGAGGATGGAGGGCGCTTGGTCAATGTCTGCAACGCACTAG